CTGAAACAATCTCTTTTTCACCTTTTTTTAAAAATACAGTTAAATCTAGAAAAATAGTCAGGATAAAAAAATAAGGAAATTAAGGATATTTATTCAATATCCTCAAATCGGTTACCGAGTTTTTCCATTACACCAGGCAGTGTGGTGTATTCCATTTCATCAGCGGGTAACCTGTGTGGTTCGAATGGTCCGTGTCTCCTCATGTAATCGGCAATTTCGGAGGCCTGTGCCCGGGAACGGTCAAAAGCAGGGTCATCGAACATGTCAGCTGGGCCCACTAATTTACCATCGGCGATCTGGAATCCCAGGGCCATTACACGTGGTGGTCCGTCGAACCTGACTGGATAAGCGTTTTTCTGCCCTACGGGCATTAATGGTCCGTTGTGTGAACCTCTCATCCATCCTCCCACCAGGTGGGGGAAGGCGAATGGTTCTACAACTTCTCCTGCAGCTGGGAATCCAGATTGTGCCCGGACAATAGCCACGGGGTCGTCTTTTCCAACATATGAACCAGCCATGAGGTTTAATCTTTCGGTACTTATGGCTGCGGCGATTTCATTATCGTCCCTGCGGCGGATACGTTTTATGACGTATCGGTTGATGGTTCCCAGTAAAGCCAGTAAGTCGTACATTTCATCGGGACAAGAGAGTTTGACTTTTTTGTGTTCCATTACATCGAACACTTCAAATTCAAATCCATTGTGCAGTGATGGGTCGATTACCAAACCGGCAGTGGTGAATGGGTCTGCAAACATTTTAAACA
This portion of the Methanobacterium formicicum genome encodes:
- the fbp gene encoding fructose-1,6-bisphosphate aldolase/phosphatase, encoding MKTTISVIKADVGSIAGHGLAHPALLKKCEEILGKAKEEELLIDYYVTNCGDDTELIMTHTQGEENEEIHEMAWTAFTEATAVAKELKLYGAGQDLLSDTFSGNIKGMGPGCAEMEFKERPSDPVVVFCCDKTEPGAFNLPLFKMFADPFTTAGLVIDPSLHNGFEFEVFDVMEHKKVKLSCPDEMYDLLALLGTINRYVIKRIRRRDDNEIAAAISTERLNLMAGSYVGKDDPVAIVRAQSGFPAAGEVVEPFAFPHLVGGWMRGSHNGPLMPVGQKNAYPVRFDGPPRVMALGFQIADGKLVGPADMFDDPAFDRSRAQASEIADYMRRHGPFEPHRLPADEMEYTTLPGVMEKLGNRFEDIE